Proteins encoded together in one Desulfosporosinus meridiei DSM 13257 window:
- a CDS encoding SDH family Clp fold serine proteinase, with protein sequence MLKAEERASYIERLEELRKSKVLIYFSYTPLDDSILVPLYKQLKEIGHTQKIDLVLHSYGGAVDTPYKVVMLIREFCEEFAVIVPFVAKSAASMLVLGADEVVMGPISELGPIDPLVKHPTYKDVLVPVQAVWHCLDFFQRSIVNSNNPEVSSMIAAQMLSKLDPWLIGDYEKTIKASRQYAETLLSLYMLKDNPEKIQIVTHALTEGYYSHGYPIGRREAKELGIKVTEAHGEMWDVIWNLYLGYEKLFKEKDNEEQQKD encoded by the coding sequence ATGTTGAAAGCAGAAGAACGGGCCAGCTACATTGAGCGACTTGAAGAATTGAGAAAATCTAAAGTTCTAATCTATTTTTCTTATACACCATTAGATGACTCTATTTTAGTCCCCCTTTATAAACAGTTAAAGGAAATCGGGCATACCCAAAAAATCGATTTAGTTCTACACAGTTATGGAGGAGCCGTAGATACACCTTATAAAGTAGTAATGCTAATTCGAGAATTCTGTGAAGAATTTGCAGTAATCGTTCCGTTTGTGGCAAAATCGGCGGCATCCATGCTTGTTCTAGGGGCGGATGAAGTCGTTATGGGTCCGATTTCCGAGCTGGGTCCTATCGATCCGTTGGTTAAGCATCCAACCTATAAAGACGTTTTAGTACCGGTTCAAGCAGTTTGGCATTGCTTGGATTTCTTTCAAAGGTCGATTGTTAATAGTAATAACCCGGAAGTTTCATCGATGATTGCTGCCCAAATGCTTAGTAAACTTGATCCATGGCTCATTGGAGACTATGAAAAAACCATTAAGGCTTCCAGACAGTATGCAGAAACCCTATTATCGTTATATATGCTTAAAGATAATCCGGAAAAGATTCAGATTGTCACACACGCTTTGACAGAAGGATACTATTCTCATGGATATCCAATCGGACGACGAGAAGCCAAAGAATTAGGAATAAAAGTAACCGAAGCTCATGGAGAGATGTGGGACGTTATTTGGAATCTCTATCTGGGGTATGAAAAACTTTTTAAGGAAAAGGACAACGAAGAACAACAAAAAGACTGA
- the tatA gene encoding twin-arginine translocase TatA/TatE family subunit: MLTTFGFVTPMTAGIILVIALVIFGPGKLPDLGKALGKGIKEFKSATEDDKPEEVKTVKVDKE; encoded by the coding sequence ATGCTTACAACATTTGGCTTTGTCACTCCTATGACCGCGGGGATTATCCTTGTAATAGCTTTAGTGATTTTTGGCCCCGGTAAATTACCTGACTTAGGAAAAGCACTCGGCAAAGGGATCAAAGAATTTAAATCTGCGACTGAAGATGACAAACCGGAAGAAGTCAAAACTGTAAAAGTTGACAAAGAGTAA
- a CDS encoding spore coat protein yields the protein MPNTMTEQDIITDLLTSEKHHTNTINTFITESTCANLRQNLKTILTEEHSIHENLYTVMNQKGWYPTSDAPAQEVQKTKDRFNSLQL from the coding sequence ATGCCAAACACCATGACTGAACAGGATATCATCACGGATCTCTTAACTTCAGAGAAGCATCATACAAACACCATAAATACCTTTATCACTGAATCGACCTGCGCTAATTTAAGGCAAAACTTAAAGACTATCCTGACGGAAGAACATAGTATTCATGAAAATCTCTATACTGTCATGAATCAAAAGGGCTGGTACCCGACGAGTGATGCTCCTGCCCAAGAAGTGCAGAAAACCAAAGATAGATTTAACTCCTTACAGCTTTAA
- a CDS encoding tetraprenyl-beta-curcumene synthase family protein codes for MNRSSLRTYNSIKLIYLFVAKVFPIVKRELNEWRQKAREAPDARLCQQALESIRWKAFHCQGGSIYALYPGVPRVATIRFIVAYQTMSDYLDNLVDSLEVQDEKAFAQLHLAMQEALNPEADLSDYYLYYPYREDGGYLKNLVQTCQESLRNLPSYQTVQGEAIKLAELYSSLQTYKHLAVSEREGKMVDWITPHLAADSEITIWEFAAASGSTLGIFCLFSVAHDPKLSLKQVETISQTYFPWICGLHILLDYFIDLREDRETNQLNFVAYYENPEIVFERLQLFVDNSLKQAEHLEYAKFHQVVVQGLLAMYLSDEKSMDGEIQSIVKRVIEKCGIGVKLLYWVCRHLRKRKII; via the coding sequence ATGAATAGATCAAGTTTGAGAACCTATAACAGCATAAAGCTGATATATTTATTTGTGGCAAAAGTCTTTCCGATTGTGAAAAGAGAACTAAACGAATGGAGACAAAAGGCCAGAGAAGCGCCTGATGCACGCTTGTGTCAACAAGCCTTAGAGAGTATTCGCTGGAAAGCCTTTCACTGTCAAGGGGGGAGTATTTATGCCCTTTATCCAGGTGTTCCAAGAGTAGCAACGATCCGGTTTATAGTTGCTTATCAGACTATGAGCGATTATCTGGATAATTTAGTGGACAGTCTTGAAGTTCAGGATGAAAAAGCCTTTGCACAGTTACATTTAGCAATGCAAGAAGCTCTAAATCCAGAAGCGGATCTGTCAGATTATTATTTGTATTATCCATATCGTGAGGACGGCGGGTATTTAAAAAATTTAGTTCAAACCTGCCAAGAAAGTCTCCGAAATTTACCGTCTTATCAAACAGTCCAAGGAGAAGCCATTAAGTTGGCGGAGCTGTATTCCTCCTTACAAACCTATAAACATTTGGCCGTCAGTGAACGAGAAGGGAAAATGGTAGATTGGATTACCCCGCATTTAGCCGCGGATTCCGAGATAACAATTTGGGAGTTTGCAGCTGCCTCAGGATCGACCTTGGGGATCTTTTGTCTGTTTTCCGTGGCCCATGATCCTAAATTGTCGCTGAAACAGGTTGAAACCATAAGCCAGACATATTTTCCTTGGATCTGTGGTCTCCATATTTTATTAGACTATTTTATCGATCTCCGTGAAGACCGGGAGACTAATCAGCTGAATTTTGTAGCCTATTATGAAAACCCAGAAATAGTTTTTGAACGTTTACAATTGTTTGTAGATAACTCCTTAAAGCAAGCAGAACATTTGGAATACGCTAAGTTTCATCAAGTTGTCGTTCAGGGACTTTTAGCAATGTATCTCTCCGATGAAAAGAGTATGGATGGTGAGATTCAGTCGATTGTGAAGAGGGTTATCGAGAAGTGCGGCATAGGAGTAAAGCTTCTCTATTGGGTCTGTCGTCACTTGCGAAAACGAAAAATTATTTGA
- a CDS encoding polyprenyl synthetase family protein, whose translation MSIQQSYVNTETSFPKLKFTELLFVEDQLQTVLQQADGLIRQTCISLLESGGKRIRPLLTLYSGMCFAPLNPLMIDAAVASELIHMASLIHDDVIDESETRRGKPTIVSEYGNHAAILTGDYLFAEAFNILSRSELLTSMNFLVKAIQAMCHGEVHQADEQFSSQVSFEEYYKRIANKTGILLAACCQSGAVLAGASAAELSLMQEYGMNLGYAYQITDDILDIEGDADSLGKPIGADLVNGNITLPILYLLDKPIYGNWLREIINVRSITPLGALSIREALLSTGCIEEAYQTATQCINKAKACLDNIPASTYKTTLLDLADTILHRKA comes from the coding sequence ATGAGTATACAACAAAGTTATGTCAATACCGAAACATCTTTTCCAAAGCTCAAATTTACGGAACTACTCTTCGTCGAAGATCAACTACAGACTGTACTTCAGCAAGCCGATGGTCTCATTCGCCAAACCTGTATCAGTTTGCTGGAATCCGGAGGTAAAAGAATTCGACCTCTTCTCACTCTCTATAGCGGTATGTGCTTTGCTCCCTTAAATCCATTAATGATTGATGCAGCAGTTGCGTCGGAACTTATTCACATGGCTTCCTTAATTCATGATGATGTCATTGATGAATCGGAAACAAGGCGTGGTAAACCAACCATTGTCTCTGAATATGGTAACCATGCAGCTATATTAACTGGGGATTACCTGTTTGCCGAAGCCTTCAATATCCTTTCACGATCCGAATTATTGACCAGTATGAACTTCCTAGTTAAGGCCATCCAGGCAATGTGCCATGGGGAAGTTCATCAAGCAGACGAACAATTCTCCAGTCAAGTTAGTTTTGAGGAATATTATAAGCGAATTGCTAATAAAACCGGTATTCTTCTTGCCGCCTGCTGTCAATCCGGTGCGGTTTTAGCAGGCGCGTCTGCAGCAGAATTATCACTGATGCAGGAATATGGAATGAATCTGGGATATGCTTACCAAATTACCGATGACATCTTAGACATTGAAGGGGATGCTGATTCTCTGGGAAAACCTATTGGAGCTGATCTGGTTAACGGTAATATCACTCTTCCCATCCTTTATCTCTTGGATAAGCCGATCTATGGAAATTGGTTACGGGAAATTATCAACGTTCGTAGTATTACCCCACTGGGAGCACTGAGCATTAGAGAGGCTCTCCTTAGCACCGGGTGTATTGAAGAGGCTTACCAGACTGCCACCCAATGTATCAATAAGGCAAAAGCGTGTCTTGACAATATTCCGGCCAGCACCTATAAAACCACTCTCCTAGATTTGGCAGATACCATTTTGCATCGTAAAGCCTAA
- a CDS encoding MFS transporter yields MDIKSHLKDRLTNKLPALSHYNFRIFWLGQWVSLIGTWMQSIGQTWLVFSLTDSPLLVGLLGAVQFLPITLFSLFAGVVIDKYPKRTILLITQFTSMILAFTLFILVYTDTVRYEYILILALLLGFLNTVDLPTRQSFTIEIAGKQDLMNAIALNSATFNLARILGPSIGALIMASLGAEWCFFLNGLSFMAVLLSLLKIKVNPYVRKQVATNVLREIKDGLKYIIHEPLLVKTTLMVLIIGLFVFNFNVLIPVFTKNVLHQEEYVYGILMSSLGIGSFIGALMVSLNSKSGPKANVLVGSSVAISICLMIISLTKVYYYSGFLLIVTGIFNIWFSTTANSTLQIHAKDEYRGRVMSVYSLVFAGATPLGNMFAGYIADRLGAQTAFFLTGALCLSSILLLTTIFKLRTYRDKSSPKTT; encoded by the coding sequence ATGGATATTAAAAGCCATCTAAAAGACAGATTGACCAACAAACTTCCCGCCCTGAGCCACTATAATTTTCGAATTTTTTGGTTGGGACAATGGGTTTCTTTAATTGGAACATGGATGCAGAGTATCGGACAAACTTGGCTTGTCTTTTCACTGACTGATTCCCCTTTATTGGTAGGCTTATTAGGAGCGGTTCAGTTTCTGCCGATTACTTTATTTTCCTTGTTTGCTGGGGTTGTTATCGACAAGTATCCCAAAAGAACCATACTTTTAATAACACAATTCACTTCAATGATCTTGGCCTTCACATTATTTATCCTTGTTTATACGGATACGGTTCGTTATGAATATATTCTCATTTTAGCTCTCCTGCTTGGCTTCTTAAATACGGTTGATTTACCTACCAGACAATCCTTTACCATTGAAATAGCGGGCAAGCAAGATTTAATGAACGCCATTGCTTTGAACTCTGCCACCTTTAATCTAGCTAGAATTCTGGGCCCATCCATAGGAGCTTTGATTATGGCTTCATTAGGAGCGGAATGGTGCTTTTTCCTAAATGGATTAAGCTTTATGGCAGTACTCCTCAGCCTGCTTAAAATCAAGGTTAACCCCTACGTACGAAAGCAAGTTGCTACTAATGTCCTGAGAGAAATCAAAGATGGGCTAAAGTACATCATCCATGAACCATTACTTGTTAAAACTACATTGATGGTTTTAATAATTGGACTGTTTGTTTTTAACTTTAATGTCTTAATCCCAGTATTCACTAAAAACGTTCTTCACCAAGAAGAGTATGTCTATGGAATCTTAATGTCATCTCTAGGAATAGGCTCTTTTATTGGTGCCTTAATGGTATCCTTAAACAGTAAATCTGGGCCTAAAGCTAATGTTTTAGTAGGTAGCAGTGTGGCAATTTCAATTTGTTTGATGATTATCAGCCTTACCAAAGTGTACTATTACTCTGGATTCCTATTAATCGTCACAGGAATCTTTAATATTTGGTTTAGTACAACAGCAAATTCCACTCTCCAAATCCATGCTAAAGATGAGTATCGAGGAAGAGTAATGAGCGTTTACTCACTTGTCTTTGCCGGGGCAACCCCCCTTGGGAATATGTTCGCAGGTTACATTGCGGATAGATTGGGAGCTCAAACAGCGTTTTTTCTTACCGGAGCCCTATGCCTGTCTTCAATTTTATTACTAACTACCATATTTAAGCTTAGGACTTATCGCGATAAATCCTCGCCCAAGACCACCTAA
- a CDS encoding flavodoxin family protein produces MMNVMILTSSPNMDGLTAACGNAAKSGAEETGAKVIMVNLNQQKIGSCHACGNGWGTCRNEHQCQVVDDFQNLHASMKDMDAFVLVSPVYWGEMSESAKSFTDRLRRCEGIKKEKTCLEEKPVISVAAAGGSGNGITTCLTSMERLFTHVKAEKFDFIGVTQKNKKYKIDTIREATKEMALKLQAK; encoded by the coding sequence ATGATGAACGTGATGATTTTAACAAGCAGCCCGAATATGGATGGGCTTACTGCAGCCTGCGGAAATGCTGCCAAATCAGGAGCAGAGGAGACAGGCGCAAAGGTAATCATGGTTAACTTGAATCAACAAAAAATTGGGAGCTGCCATGCTTGTGGTAATGGCTGGGGAACCTGTCGTAATGAGCATCAGTGTCAAGTAGTTGATGACTTTCAGAATTTACATGCTTCAATGAAGGACATGGATGCCTTTGTCCTAGTTTCCCCTGTATACTGGGGTGAAATGAGTGAGTCCGCTAAATCCTTTACTGATCGCTTAAGACGATGTGAGGGTATAAAAAAGGAAAAGACCTGCTTAGAGGAGAAACCGGTAATATCAGTAGCAGCAGCCGGGGGGAGCGGCAATGGAATAACAACCTGCCTAACCTCAATGGAAAGACTTTTTACTCATGTAAAAGCCGAGAAGTTTGACTTTATAGGAGTTACTCAGAAGAATAAAAAGTACAAGATAGATACTATTCGTGAAGCCACAAAGGAAATGGCTTTAAAGCTCCAGGCTAAATAA
- a CDS encoding demethoxyubiquinone hydroxylase family protein, with protein MDDKLIFRLKEFYTLETFQVAFYESQVSSSTNEYYKKAFKKMVEIESGHADFFAQVLTKADIEVPTIIGSAFELAGGFLGDMVSLTGSDNTCKLGIALENKAMEAYRTFIDESKDKHYSELRNTLMDYLLDEEFHTLWLRDYMENHPQ; from the coding sequence ATGGACGATAAGTTGATTTTCCGTTTAAAAGAATTCTATACCCTAGAAACCTTTCAAGTTGCTTTTTATGAATCACAAGTCTCATCATCTACCAATGAATATTACAAAAAAGCATTCAAAAAAATGGTGGAAATCGAAAGTGGACACGCAGATTTCTTTGCCCAAGTCTTAACCAAGGCTGATATTGAAGTTCCTACGATTATCGGCTCAGCCTTTGAACTGGCCGGCGGCTTTCTTGGGGATATGGTTAGTCTAACCGGTTCTGACAACACCTGCAAACTTGGGATTGCTCTGGAAAATAAAGCTATGGAAGCTTATCGGACTTTTATTGATGAGAGTAAGGACAAACATTATTCTGAACTTCGCAATACTCTTATGGATTATCTTCTGGATGAGGAATTCCATACACTTTGGCTCCGAGATTATATGGAAAATCACCCTCAATAA